The genomic segment TGGGTACTGGAATATTGCCAGCAACGAAGAATACCAGTAGTGACTGTGATTGGCGGAGGCTACGACAAAGATCATCAACGCCTGGCCGAACGCCATGCCAGCGTGGTGAAAACGGCTTACCAGGTATTTGAGCAAAATCAGTCGATACACGCTGTGCAAACAGACAAGTCAGAAACAAAACCAGACGCCTGAACGTCTGGTTTCACAAATGGCGACAGCACGATTTCTCAGAACAACACGTGCACGGCGGCATCAATACCACTGTGGGTAGATTGGGTTTCGTAGGTATTATAGCCATCCGTAGCATCCTGCCAGCTGATGGACTTGAATTTGTAGCCTAACTCAACGTCCAGATGTTCATGGAACTGCCAGATCACACCACCGCCAAAGTTGAATGCCAACCCGGAAAGATCGTCATTATCCGAAAAGTACTGAGCAGAATCCTCAAACGTGTAAGAACCCAAGCCCACCATCAGGTAAGGCTTGATGCTTTCACCCCAGACGAAGTAGTAGTCAACGTCAAAACCGCTGTATGTTTCATCCTCATAGTTTTCATCGTATTCGACATCAATGGAGCCAATAGACAACTCCAGACGATTGGCATAACTCCACTGATAGCCAAGACGTATTGAAGCGTTCGAATAGCTGTAGTCGTACGTCCTGGAGGACGACCCCTGTGTGTACTCTTCTTCGCCACTGCCTGCCAACCCGGCCATGCCGGCACCAATATAAAACTGGCCTGCCATCACAGACGAAGAAGACGCCACCATCAAAGGCAACAAGGATTTTGCAAATATTTTAGGTATCATGACGCTCTCCTGAGCTTTGGGAAAATCATACGGTGCAAACAGGAAGAGGGGCAGCGGGAAGAAAAAAGGGGAACCCGACATCCTGTCAGTCAATAATAAAAAGCCCTCGAATACTCGAGGGCTTAAACGAAAAAAACGGGCAGCTTAATGCTTGCCCAGTTTCTCGCGAATTTGCTGAATGGTACGCAGCTGGGCTGCGGCTTCAGCAAGCTGGGTCAGAGCACGAGAATAATCAAAGTCTGCACCCTGATTTTCCAACGCCTGCTCAGCGTGTTTCTTGGCTTCCAGAGCAGCAGCTTCGTCTATATCGTGCGCACGAACTGCCGTATCAGCCAATACAGTCACACTGTTTGGCTGAACTTCCAGATAACCACCAGAGACGTAAACAATCTCTTCGCTACCGCCTTGTTTGACGATACGAACCGGACCTGGCTTCAGCGGGGTCAGCAGCGCCGCATGGCCTGGCTCAACACCCAGATCACCCAGCAAGCCTGCAGCGACGACGCGCTCGACCAGACCGGAGAAGAGATTCTCTTCGGCACTGACAATATCGCAATGTACAGTGATCGCCATAAGGTATTCCTCAGGTTGAGGAGGTAAAGCCGGAATAGCCCGGCCTTACCAGCCTGAATCACATGTTTTTGGCTTTTTCGACGGCTTCGTCGATAGTACCAACCATGTAGAAGGCCTGCTCAGGCAATGCGTCGTAATCACCGTTCAGGATACCCTGGAAACCACGGATGGTTTCTTTCAGTGAAACGTACTTGCCGGGCGCACCCGTGAACACTTCTGCCACGTGGAACGGCTGAGACAGGAAACGTTCGATCTTACGTGCACGAGCAACCAGCTGCTTGTCTTCGTCGGACAGTTCGTCCATACCCAGAATCGCAATGATGTCCTTCAGCTCTTTATAACGCTGCAGTACACCCTGAACCCCACGAGCGATGTCGTAGTGTTCGTTACCGATAACCAGTGGATCCAGCTGACGTGATGTAGAGTCCAGTGGATCGATCGCCGGGTAAATACCCTTGGATGCGATGTCACGGCTCAGTACCACAGTGGAGTCCAAGTGGGCAAAGGTGGTTGCTGGTGATGGATCCGTCAAGTCATCCGCTGGTACGTATACCGCCTGGATAGAAGTAATGGAGCCGTTCTTGGTGGAGGTAATACGCTCCTGCAGAACACCCATTTCTTCAGCCAGAGTCGGCTGGTAACCTACTGCGGAAGGCATACGGCCCAGCAGTGCAGATACTTCGGTTCCCGCCAGGGTATAACGATAGATGTTGTCAACAAACAACAGTACGTCTTTACCTTCGTCACGGAATTTCTCTGCCATGGTCAGACCAGTCAGAGCCACACGCAGACGGTTGCCTGGGGGTTCGTTCATCTGGCCGTACACCATCGCTACTTTGGATTTGGCTTTGTCATCCAGGTTTACAACCCCGGATTCCGCCATTTCGTAGTAGAAATCGTTACCTTCACGAGTCCGCTCACCCACACCTGCGAATACCGACAAACCGGAGTGTGCCTTCGCAATGTTGTTGATCAGCTCCATCATGTTGACGGTTTTACCAACACCGGCACCACCAAACAGACCGACTTTACCACCCTTGGCAAACGGACACACAAGGTCAATTACCTTGATACCGGTTTCCAGCAGGTCGGTGGAGTTGGCTTGCTCATCGAAGCCGGGCGCTGCACGGTGAATAGAGTAACGCTCTTTTTCACCGATCTCGCCACATTCATCAATCGGACGGCCAAGGACGTCCATAATACGTCCCAACGTCTCGATACCGACTGGTACAGAGATGGGAGCGCCAGAGTTTGTTACCTGAAGGCCACGCTTGAGACCTTCTGTGGAGCCCATCGCAATAGTACGAACCACGCCATCACCCAGCTGTTGCTGAACTTCCAGAGTAGTTTCAGTACCATCAACGGTCAGGGCGTCGTAGACCTTGGGTACGCTGTCGCGTGGGAATTCCACGTCGATAACGGCACCGATGATCTGTACGATACGTCCGCTCATATTCGGTTCCTCTTAACCTTAAAACCTTCGTTCCCCGGCTTATACAGCCGCGGCGCCGCTAACGATTTCCGAAATTTCCTGGGTGATCGCTGCCTGACGAGCCTTGTTGTATAGCAAATTCAGCTCGTTGATCATCTCACCGGCGTTATCTGTGGCACTTTTCATTGCCAGCATACGCGCGGCCTGTTCACAGGCATTGTTCTCAACCACACCCTGGTATACCTGGGATTCAACATAGCGAACCAGCAAACCTTCAAGGATATCCTTGGCGTCCGGTTCGTAGATGTAGTCCCAGTGGTGTTTCAGTGAATCGTCTTCTTCCGCTTTTAGCGGCAACAATTGTTCCGCGATGGGCTGTTGCGTCATGGTGTTCACAAAGCGATTGTGCATGATGAACAGGCGATCGATCTTGCCTTCATCAAATGCATCCAGCATCACTTTTACCGAACCGATCAGGCTGGCCAGTTCCGGTGCATCACCCAGATGGGTTTTTGCAGCCACAACGTTGCCACCAAAATTGGCAAAGAACAGTGATGCCTTGGCACCCACAGAGCAGAAGTCAACTTCCACACCTTGTTCTTTCCAGTTTTTCGCTTGCTGTGCCACACGCTTGAACAGGTTGTTGTTCAAACCGCCACACAGGCCACGGTCGGAGGAAACCACAATGTAACCAACGCGCTTGATGTCGCGTTCTTGCAGATAACGATGGCGGTATTCAGATGTCGCATTCGCCAGGTGACCGATAACACTACGGATTTTATCCGCAAATGGACGGCTTTGGGTCATGCGCAGCTGAGCGCGACGCATTTTACTAACAGCCACTTTTTCCATGGCTGAAGTAATTTTTTGCGTGCTTTTTACGCTCGTAATCTGCTCTTTAATTTCTTTACCGACTGCCATAATCAAGCTGCCTTACGTTGCGTGAATCCACGCTGGCACGGGATTAGCTCCGTGCCAGCCCCGGACTTAC from the Candidatus Thalassolituus haligoni genome contains:
- a CDS encoding outer membrane protein encodes the protein MIPKIFAKSLLPLMVASSSSVMAGQFYIGAGMAGLAGSGEEEYTQGSSSRTYDYSYSNASIRLGYQWSYANRLELSIGSIDVEYDENYEDETYSGFDVDYYFVWGESIKPYLMVGLGSYTFEDSAQYFSDNDDLSGLAFNFGGGVIWQFHEHLDVELGYKFKSISWQDATDGYNTYETQSTHSGIDAAVHVLF
- a CDS encoding F0F1 ATP synthase subunit epsilon; protein product: MAITVHCDIVSAEENLFSGLVERVVAAGLLGDLGVEPGHAALLTPLKPGPVRIVKQGGSEEIVYVSGGYLEVQPNSVTVLADTAVRAHDIDEAAALEAKKHAEQALENQGADFDYSRALTQLAEAAAQLRTIQQIREKLGKH
- the atpD gene encoding F0F1 ATP synthase subunit beta, whose product is MSGRIVQIIGAVIDVEFPRDSVPKVYDALTVDGTETTLEVQQQLGDGVVRTIAMGSTEGLKRGLQVTNSGAPISVPVGIETLGRIMDVLGRPIDECGEIGEKERYSIHRAAPGFDEQANSTDLLETGIKVIDLVCPFAKGGKVGLFGGAGVGKTVNMMELINNIAKAHSGLSVFAGVGERTREGNDFYYEMAESGVVNLDDKAKSKVAMVYGQMNEPPGNRLRVALTGLTMAEKFRDEGKDVLLFVDNIYRYTLAGTEVSALLGRMPSAVGYQPTLAEEMGVLQERITSTKNGSITSIQAVYVPADDLTDPSPATTFAHLDSTVVLSRDIASKGIYPAIDPLDSTSRQLDPLVIGNEHYDIARGVQGVLQRYKELKDIIAILGMDELSDEDKQLVARARKIERFLSQPFHVAEVFTGAPGKYVSLKETIRGFQGILNGDYDALPEQAFYMVGTIDEAVEKAKNM
- the atpG gene encoding F0F1 ATP synthase subunit gamma → MAVGKEIKEQITSVKSTQKITSAMEKVAVSKMRRAQLRMTQSRPFADKIRSVIGHLANATSEYRHRYLQERDIKRVGYIVVSSDRGLCGGLNNNLFKRVAQQAKNWKEQGVEVDFCSVGAKASLFFANFGGNVVAAKTHLGDAPELASLIGSVKVMLDAFDEGKIDRLFIMHNRFVNTMTQQPIAEQLLPLKAEEDDSLKHHWDYIYEPDAKDILEGLLVRYVESQVYQGVVENNACEQAARMLAMKSATDNAGEMINELNLLYNKARQAAITQEISEIVSGAAAV